GCAGAGGCAGCATGAATAATAGGTTGAGCAATTCAAACTCAACTCAACAACCCACAGGTTTACTTCAAAGAATGTCCGCAAAATATTTCGAAGTGGTGAATATTTTGGCAAAATCACTTGGTAGAGCAAGCAAACATGAGCTTTGTCACAGAGAGGCCGTGACGGGCTGAGAAACACTGACCGACAGAGAGACGTTCATGGAGCTCAGCTCCTCCGCCTTCTTCTCCAGTGAGTTGACCCAAAGTTTACGCTTCTGGCGGCAGCGCGACGCTGCTGCGCGGTTCCGCTCCAGGAAGCGCTGGCGGCGCTCGTCCGGGTCGTCATCCACCGTGCGTCGCCGCCGCCCACCAGTGGGCTGCGCTGGAGAGACCTGGGGAGGatgaagagcagaggagagaggagtcgTTTGACAGGGAGTCTGTGTTGGCGTGGTTACCTGAGGCTGAGCCGGTGACGGAGCGTCTGGGTGCTGCAGCAGCACTTGGCTCTGTTCCACTCTCTGAGGAACCATGGGACTGCCGCCCGTCATCATGACGCCCAAACTCTGACCTGATGGGCTCTGTTGGGCCAGCGCGGCCTTCAGCCGCTGCAGCGGAATACAAGATGGTTACAAGGTCTCCGCCATTTCTCCTGTGACTGTTAAAACACAGACTGAAATCGCTTTCTGTGAAAACGAGTGAGAACATTCAACTAACGCTGCCCATTGGACATTTTGTGGACCATATTCTGGCCCCTCTGCTCCATGACCATCACCTCATTGTGGTGGGGGAGGGTTTTGTTCCTCAGTGTTTCAGGGAGCTGGGCCCTGGCTGAGCGCTCGTGTGTTGGAGTTCTCTCCGGTGGACCAGAGGGTCACCTCTCTGTGGCTGAGGCTTGAGGGAGGCAAAACTCAACCCGTTCAGGCGCATGCGCCAAACAGTGGCTTGGACTATTTGACCTTCTTGGAGGGCCTTGATGGGCTTTTGTGTGGGGCCCTGTGGGGCAATGACAGACAATCTTGGACGGCCTGATCTTTGTTGTTGGACTTCTGTGCTAGCCATGGTTTGTCCATCCCAAACACCATGTTCCAAAACACCTCTCGCTCTATCACACTGTAGCGTGTAAGAGAGAgatgagccaaaaggcaaagctctctatttaccgatcaaGCCTCATCCCGATCCCCtttggtcatgagctgtgggtcatgaccgaaagaacaagATCCTGGATACAAggggctgaaaagagttttctcCGACAGGTGgtgggcgtctcccttagagatcaggtaagaagttctgtcactcaggagaaaCTCAGAGTGGAGCGGCTACTTATccacgttgagaggagtcagttgaggtggttggagcatctcatgaggacaccctctggacgcctccctttggaggtgtttcacaCACGGCAAactgggaggagacagaggggtcaacccaggaccaggtggagggatgatatctcttcactggtctGGGAGCATCTCGGGATGCCCCGACTCggcaggatggatggatggatggatgcataatggatggatggatggatggatggatggataaatggatggatggatggatggatggatggatggataaatggatggatggatggataatggatggatggatggatggataagagatggatggataatggatggatgataatggatggatggatggataagagatggatggataatggatggatggatggatggatagatggatggatggatggatggatggatggatggatggataagagatggatggataatggatggatggatggatgatggataatggatggatggatggatgatggataatggatggatggatggataatggatggatggatggatgatggataatggatggatggatggatggatggataagagatggatggataatggatggatggatggatggatggatggataatggatggatggatagatggatggatggatggatgcataatggatggatggatggataatggatggatggatagatggatggatggatggatgcataatggatggatggatggataatggatggatggattttggCCCCTTGCACGAGTGAGTTTGGCTCATCTCAACGGAGAGACTGTCATGCTCTGGTGTTCCATGTTCCTGGAGGACTTTTCGTGACTGTTGCACGTCTGCAGTGCGAGTGTCACATGGTGTCCGTGTGTGCGTTCATAGCAGGCACTGACCATCTTGGTCTCAGAGTGGAGATTGTAGCCGGAGGGAGAATtggagccgctgctgctgccgcctaGAGGAGGACCGGGAATGCCAGGAATGTTGGGCACCATGCACATGGGTCGGGCCAACTGGAGAGCAGAAGCACAAAACTGCATTGATGGGGATCTGAAGTTTCAAAAGCAAACTTCCTCTGAAGCTCAGACAGGAGCAGAGACTCACATTGATGACGGAAGGAATCTGGACCGGACCGGGGAGCACCGGCACGGCCTGACCTGAGGGCAGCATCATCATGGGGTAGTGGCTGCTGGGAGACCTGGAGATCGGCACCACAGGCGGCGCAGATCAAAGTGATGAAGTTTGGGATCAGGGCGCTGTGTGTCCATCTGCTCATAGAGCTGCTCCACATGTCTGTCACTCACCCTAACGTTCTGCTGGAGGGAGGTGCCTGCGTGATGACGGAGGTGGGTGAGGGCATGGTCGGCTGCAGGCCATCGAAGCCCAGGTGGAGCGGGAGGGAGCCCGGGCGCACAATGGTCGGCGTGGGCGCAGAACCACGGGGCGTTGAGTCCTGCGGGTTAAAAACAGACCAAAGATGCTCTGAACAGACACGCTGGACCAGCTGAGTCAGACAAACAACCGTCAAAATCCTCAGAGACCCGTCGTACCTTTCCCATCAGCTGAGACTCCTTGCGGTCATCTGAGGTTCCAGAGACAGAGTCGGGGCTACTCGAAGGAGATGAGTCCACTTCGACCGATTCCTCCACTTTCACCTTCACGTCCGGCAGCGTCTGCAGACTCATGTCCACGGCCGAGGACGAGGCTGGAAGCTGCAGGTACGACCAAGTCCAGATGATCCGAGTCAAGGAACCCAGTCTTGCAACATGTCCATATATACACTTACAGAGCTCTTGGTCCTCTTGTCGTCCTCGTCGTGTACCAGCGAGTTGTCCAGTTCGTTAAAGAGTCCCACCTCCTCGCAGTTCTTCAGGAAGCGAGTGGGAGTTGGGGTTTGGTCTGCACCAACAAACCATACAGGCATTTGAGACAATTCCTCCAAAGCACTTGACGTCCATGACCGTTGGGTCCCGCTGAATTAGACTGACACATACCCGCAATGATGACCGAGTCGGTCCGGGGAGGTCCAAACCTCAACGTCATCTCGTGCTTGTGCTTGTGTACGGCCAAGTGATCCTCATTGGTGAAACTCTGGAGGAAAAACACCAGCGAATGTGAAAAGTACACTGGGCCGTGACACGGGCCTGAGGTGAGACAGAGACACATCAGACAGGAGAGTCGGAAGTTTGGTTCAGTGTTCGCAGCCCAGTAGATTTCGGCTGCATGGCCATACCCTCAATGACACGGCGACGCAGCTGAACCGTCTCTTACATCGAGTAACAAGGGAGACAAGCCCTTGATTCTACTGTTATTGTACTCTGACAGAGAGAGTGAAAGTAGCGTCATGccacaaaatatcaaaatatttaaatgaatacaaatgcaTCGTCGTCCGTCGCGGCCGCCATGTTGCTTCCTTGACCACATTACGACCAGCAATGAACAATGTTTAAATGCCGTCACTTCATCAAACTGGATGACTCAAAGGTCATGTGACATAAATGTTCACCAGAAAAACAGTTCTGTTGCAGATGATTCACCGGCGCAACACTCGGCTTTCCTCctccagtcagtcagtcaactGTATATCAAGCCACGGAATTCACCAGAAGATGGTGGAGCATGTGACGTGGGACAGAGACGCAGCCGCAGGATGTTGAGAGGACAGTGGAGGCGCGGGAGAGGACTGTGCCGCTCCACTCCAGGTTGACTTCAGAGGACTGGAATGGACTGAATGGAAACCCAGTCCAGTATTTTTATCCACAGACGGACCCAGGCTCCAGTGTGTCCCTTCGCTCAGGACAATTGTGATGCATGGTAAGTGACGAAAGAGGAGAGACGGAGGCTTCCAGCTGCcaagctcctgctgctgcacgtCAATGACAGAGATCCATCGTGCTGATGAACCAATCAGAAGAGCTCGGAGGGGACGGACAACCATCTGTTTATCGGACAGTAGCATGGACCAGAGCTGGCCTCCAAAGCACTGAAGGCTCTGTTGACGACAGTGGGCCCTTGTCTTCACTCGGGGTGGCCATTTTGAAATAGGGGCAATAGGCACTGCCATCCTGAACTTTAGACACATGCACACCTTGCCATCACGCTTTCCCCGGCCTCTTGCTCTCCACTTAACCGTGCAAAGCACAcggctcaccttcaccagggctctgaaccaaaccccTACCCATTGATAATAAACCTGTTAACCCTGTAAACCACGAGAGGACAGGTCAAACATGAATGTCCTCAGACGAGGGCGGCTTGTCAAGACatgcccccccccacacacacacacacacacacttgcatctccatctccatctccatgaggacctctcattggcaCGCTGCTTCCCCAGCCCGAACCTCACCAGCCAAAGCACGcggctcaccttcaccagggttctgaaccaaactgaaggcCAATTATTTTGAAGGCTTCATTCCCAAACGGTCCTCACAAGCATAGTGATTTGTCAAGGATTGGTCCACATTGGTCAAACCAATATTTGCTCAATTTGTAATCATAAATTCACCATGCTGTTCCTGGAATGCAGCGGAAACAGAGTCTGGCAGGTTTAAAAACCTGGAGCAGATGTGAGGGACAGAActggatcagagggacagaggtCACCAAGCTTGACTGACAGCACAATATTTACCTCCACCACTCTACCATTGGCTGGgtattttgcttttcaaattgGAAGGGCGGCActctttcttcacaaacagagtaACTCAAcggttttggtggtgttctgtagGTCCGGTTGGACCCAAAAGGAAAGGCTCACCATCGAACAGAAACAAGCTTCCGATACGTCATACAAGTGAACTGAGAGGTCCACTGCCAGACTGAAGGACAGAACTCTGACAAGAATGTGCtttgtcatttttcatcacTTCATTTGAGGATTTTCTTTTGCTGTACTACGTGTGAAAAACAACATCCCTCAAGGGACCACTGTGTTTTGGCTCACACATATACCTGAAGCTGTTTCTTCCTGGCTTCGTGAGTGGGTGATACGGGCAACATGTCATCTTAGGTGTTCCTGCCCAGTGCAACAGAACCACCAAGCAAAGCTAAATCCAGAtgggaaaaaggaaaacaaaaaacaaccaaGGACAAAGAACAGACCTGGTCATTACTCCAGTTCTCATACATATAGTGTAAATGagctaaaaatgaaaatcatcTTGCACTGTGCTTCCTCCCTGACACGAGGACGCAGGGCAGAGCCGGGTCATTACTGTTATGACTGCCATTTCTTGTTTTGCTGAGCtcgtaaagaaaaaaaggcctCACGTTTCATCCAGAAAAAGGCAGGCGATTGGTTGGTTGTGAAAATGGCCTCGTTATTTACTTTCATATTTTGAACAGGGTCATGTTGAAGTTGCATTCACCTCACTGTGATCCTGTCACACGATCCCTTCAAAGAAGAAATGCACAAGAAACAGACACGAGCCAGCAACCTTGTGCTGGTGAAAGCAGGCCACTGTACTTCGGAAAAGTGGTGTGACTTGGTGCTCAGGTGAGCACTCCAGCCTGGCAAATACTGGGCCCCAGTGACTCTTCCTGGCTGACGGTGTCCAAAGAAATAGCCTGCAATAACTGCTTCAGACACCACACCACCCCACACCAAAAAGAGTCATGAATACCTGTACGTAACATTCCCCATTTCaccatattttgaaatatattgatgtgaataaatgtttttgttcagtaTCCGACAGCCTTTCAGGGCCATCCAATCCACCCTCATCTCATCTACGgccatatatacagtatgtacattCCCTCAACTTTCAGGTCAGACAAGGATCTTCACCAGTGCCATTCATTCTCCTGCAGCCACTGAGCTGCAATGTCTCATACGCTTATTCAGTAGCACCTTGACGGAGGACAGAAACAAAGCCGCACATCTGTCTCTGAAGATGTTCCACAGACAAAAGAAGGACGAGTTGAGTCCCAGTCAGTCTGACCACAGCGGGAGAAAACACCGGACTGAAGCGACGCGCAGAGGAATCGCATGTCATTCCACAGCGCAAGTCCACCACATGTCGCAGGGCTGCTTCTCAGGTGGCATGTTTGCAGGCAGCGCACTCGCCAGGCTGAAACATTGATCCTGACCAGGCGGCTCAACGCTAGGGAGACActtgtgtgatgtttgtgtcatgtttgttgAGCTATCTTTGCGAGGACCTCTcactgccataaccctttccccagcctctcacccttaaatTGACCGTCCTAAACAAAtggccaggactctgaaccaaacttgtgcCCACTTTCTCTGATGTTTTAACCCTGTAAACCCAAgctaaatgtcctcacaagaggcTGCCTTGGCAGAACATGCACGCGCAGGCACGCGCTCACTCACCTGTCCACAGCCAGCGGCGGTGCACACGAACGGTCGCTCGTCCCCCATGCTTGCAAAGATCTTGCAGTGAAACTGTGGAACAGGAGACGAGAACATGATTTCACCTCCTTCACTGGAGCAGGAAGCTGAACAACATGTAAAAATAACTCTGGCGGGGAGGACAACCTGGTGACACTTCCTCCACacgggtggggggggggggggggggggggggtcgtgCTGGCCAATCAGAAGACACTTGCACAGATGTATAAAAAAGAACAACTCACACTCTCTCGTCTTTCTTTGCTCAGTCAAAGCAcatctgctgcacctccagtccaccagcccccccctccccccgacCGCTTTTGCCATATCGCCCCTAAAATCCACAGACATGTGACACCGTCCCTGTGAATCCAGCACCACACTGGACCAGCGGTATTGGCTCAGGACAAATTTGAAGTTTCCTGAAGTTTGTTTGTGAAGATCGACAGCTGCACATCAGGCCTGTCTCCATCACCTCCATCTGGCTTTTCTACGTGCATGgcttcatttatgtttttgcaGATCAGCACTCAGGTTTCTGCAGAACATCTTTAAACATAGCAGAACGAGTTCTGGTCCACGGACACACGCCACTGCAGCGGCTCAAACTACAAACACATACAAGAAGTCAAACAACTCCACAGACACAAACGTCGAACTTTCAGGCGCCGCGACTGACTCGGACCCCCGGAGTCAGGTTTgactcttcttctctttttctttcaatCGCACACAGACGTCAGACGGAGAAGTCAGACATGAAAGTTCGTCGGACTATAGGGCCAGCAGCCCATGAGCAAGACACGTTGCTGCACACTGTTGCTGAATCCCAGCAGACCCAACAGTCTGTGGCTCTGGGCATGTTACAGCGGGGTCCAGGATCCCCGGTCAAAAGCGTCTGCTGCGGAGAGAAGTCTGCAGAAGATGAGGTGTGAGGACGgtgggctagggttagggttcgggtcACGTCACCATGAAGCTGAGGGCAGAGCTTTGACCTGAACCGATGAGCAGCGTGGCAAATAGTTCTGCCATGCAAAGGCCATTTCCCTCATCTTCCAACCCTAAACCATCACAAGTGGGCTGAAAGAGTTGAAGCCCGCATCCACAAACATGTAGGTCAGCATGATCAGGTTTGAGTATTCACCACAGACATCAACCAAGAGGACCAAAGCAGCGTCCAGAGAAGCACACACATCCTCAGCAGGCTCAGTCGGCGTCAGGGCTGCAGACTAGATGACAATATTCATGTGGGGAACAGAACATTTGTCATAACAGGGCTCAGTAGAACGCACCTTGGATCCCTAATTCACAGCAAGTGGATGAACCCCGTCATTTCCATGGTGGCTCTAGGTACAATTTCTTTCATGACATCGGTGCCAATACTTGGCTGTTTCTCCGGGATGATGGGCCGACATGTGATCAATTGAAAAGTTGCGCTGTATCAAGTCTGAAGTTTCCCACTGCAACTGTTGCCGGAAGTTATGCGGCTGCAGGACGGCATGACTTCCTGGGGCCACCTGCTCACAACACTCTGAAGGTGACCTGACACCATTCACTGCCCTGCTGCCACAGTTGCCCCGGTACAGGGCCAGTTTGGACCAGAGGCTGGTATTTGTCCGACTCAGCAGGTGGAGGGGAACGGGAACCAGTGTTTGACGCTGCTCGCTAGGAAACTGACTAAACAAAGTGTATAAATAGCTGACGTTCAAGAACTGCTGGAGGAGAGGGGGGGTGGGGTGTGTTGGAGACAAAGAGAGACTGGGGTCTCTCAGGTGATCGAGCAGCTGGTGCACAAAACAGAGAGGAGAAGTGGGTTATTGCAATAATGATGATGCGTTTCATTCAGAAGAGCTGTTTCTCCGTCGTTGAAACTACACAGTGGAGTAGTTTTCTCCTTTTGTAATTTCACCCAAAACACGACATTTCCTCGAGACTGTGACCCCACTGGCCTGCAGGCAAAGCTCATGGCACCCTGACACTGTCTCTGAGCTGACAAAGACATCCGTGGAAAAAGGGCCTCCGCAACACTTTTTCCATCGTTGGTCATCCCTTCAGAAGCAGAACAAACACTCATCGCTGGTCTTGGTTTGCAGGCAGTGAAGCAAAGCCGTGTGTTAAGGCCATGTGTGTCATGAACGTTTGCTCCTCTCAGCTCAAAACTTGACCTACATTCTGACAAGAGGTGTTGACGAGCTCAGAGATGAGGATCCCGCGTGTCGCTGGCCTCCTGTTACCGCTGGTGTCGCCCTCGCCGACACACAACCGCCTTGAGACTTGGACGTGTGCTCCACACAGTCACCCTGCATGGACTTACAGTCCTACAGTCCATCTGGCCTGGACCCCAGACCTGGACCCCAGACCTGGACCCCAGGACCTTGACCCCAGGACCTTGACTCCAGGACTTGGACCCCAGGACCTGGGCCCCAGGACCTGGACCCCAGACCGATCCCTGAACTCCCTGCTCGACTCACTCATGTGGGACATgtctttttgtttgaaatcttcCACTCTTCTGTTTACGCAGCTGTACCAAGTGCTCCACCGAGGAATGGGAGCGCTGACCCCACGTGCATCCCTGACCCCCCAGAAGAGACTCCACAGAACCTGGTCATCATGACGGACACTTGACTTGAGACGGCGTTGTTTCATGAGTTCATATTCTTCTGTTAGTACCTGgaaaacaccacctttccaCACCGACGCGATGACCTGACAGGACATGATCCGCTGACCTCAGAACGGTCCGGGAAACGACTACATTCTCCGCGATCCTCAAGTGTCCTCGACTGACACAAGCTCAGCCTCTTCCAGTAACAGCCCACCCTTTCTCGTTTGTGATTGGCGGAAAGCACCGCCAGTCACCAGCATCGTGGCCATCGCGAGCTCTGGGCGCTGTCATTCACCGCGGAGTCTCGGCTCTGATTGGTCAGGCTGCTCGGGCTAGCTGCTGCGGCTAACTGCAGCAGCTAAACGCCTTCACCAGAGGCCAACTTCGTGCAGCATCGGCCGACACTCACTCCACAAACGACAACACCTTCGGGCGAAGAAAAGTGTCCACACGCCAGGGAACACTTTGGCGTCCGAACTGCACCGACTTTCGGCGGCAGAGGAGTCTCTTCCTCGGAGTTGGACGCGGAGCACCAGCGAGCCGCCCCCCGCCGCCAGAGTGGAGCAGCCGGCCagagggctcccccggctcaCCGCGGCCGTGTGGATCGCTGCTTTCCACGGAGCTTTTCACGCGTAATTAAGTGTTTACAAACTCACCGCGGGTCCCTCGCTCCCTCTCCGCTTTCTCTCTCCTGGAATTCGACACGCCCCTCGACAGCCAGTTCTCGCGAGATTTCTCGCCCAACTCCGCTCCCGAGTCCCGTCCGAGTCCCGTGGTGATGGAGGAACTAAAACTGACCTGAGACTTGAGTTCTCCCTGGACCCGAGCGCAACCACCTGAAGACAGGTGACTTGTCTGTCACCTCAACTGTCCTCCTGACCTCTCGTGACACTTGACGTCTGCAGAGACAAACTGGGCTGGTGAAGaggacatttattttcaaaacagaaGCGTACAAGTTCTTCAGACATTCCCACAAACCGATCGTTCTTGTCATCGATTTGTCGGAGGCATCTTTGTGGAACCTCATGCAGGACGGCGACCAAATACCGGGAGGAGATGTTGACTCTGGAGGAATTGAGATGGATCTGCAAGCATCACTCCAGACTCAGGTGGGAGTGGGGCGGGGGGCGGGGGTGGCGATGTCTGGGCTGATCCAGATCAGTCGCGCAGCAGCAGATAGTCCTTGATCACCTCAGGCAAGGGCagctctttcacagcctgaggaAGGAATCGCACCCCCAGACTCTGCCGCACAGCACAGCGGGAGAGAGAGCGCAGACTTGGCACCTGGGCCACCATGCCAGTCAGCCGGGCCAGCAGCTGGGGGTCTTTACTCAGCTCCTTGGGGAGAGTTCCGTCAACCCGCCGGATCTCCAGGCGACCCGCAGCCTGGACCAGCAATTCCAGacactcctcctcctgctcggtTCCCAGGCCGCGGGCCAGGAGCGCCACCAAGCGAGAAATGGGAGTCTGACCCTTCAGGTTGGTCACGTGGACCTGAGCGCCGTAGTCCAGCAGAACTCTGACGCTCTCCAGGTTGCCCTTCATGGCTGCCCAGCTCAGCGGCGTGTCGTTGTTGTAGTCCCGCGCGTTGGGACTGGCGCCGCTCTCCAGAAGGGCTCTCACACACTCTGGGTTGTCTTTGAAGGCCGCCCAGTGCAGCGGGGTGTCTTTGTTTCCATCCAGAGCATCCGGCTGAGCCCCgtactccagcagcagctccacgcaGCCTTCGTCCTTCTCCGCCGCATAATGCAGCGCCGTGCGATTGTAGCCGTCCAGTGAGTTCACCTGGCCCAAACACGGAAATCATACTTTTGTGGTGCTTCTTTTTATAAGTATAGTCTGAATGACCCTCTGTCTGGTGTTTCTTTGCATTTTAATACACTTCACCAAAATACTCATTTGGTCAATGAGAGCAAGCACAAAAGTGAGGAGCGGTGTCGTGCTACACTTCAGCCCCAAATGATTCATCCGCCTGTCAAAAACACATGAGTACTTCACCTGAGAGTTGACCTCAATAACATACGAGGGCAGGTCTGGAACCATGACCAGTCACGTCACGTGAGGTCCCACTGTGCAAGGTGTTCACTGACACTTCAACAGCAAGGCCAGCACGTCCAAAAGGCCCCAGCGATACCAAGACACGAGAGGATCAGGACATTCCGACGTCACCGAGGGTCTGAGCATGCATTTTGTTCTTGAACCCGTTTTCGGACCAGAAACGTTGACTTGCTTCTTCTTGCCATGGCAAAGACCAAAGAGCTCAGTGAGGACTTGAGAACACGCATTGTCAACGCTGAAACGGAAGGAAAAGCGTCTCAAGAAGTGGCCAAACAATTTCAGgtgtcagcagcaacagtgccaAGTATCATCCAGAAGTCCAGAAGAATAATTCCACGCCGTCAAAAAGAAAGAAGGGCGATGCCTTGAAACCAAAGAACCCCCTCCCTGCTGTTAAACATGGAGGTGGCCCCGGCAGCTTGGTCCAAGTGGAAGGGATCGTGAGGAAAGAGCAGCACTTCCAGATTCTTCAAGGAAACCTCAAGAAGGCAGCAGACAACCTGGACCGAGAGGAGCATTGGACCTTTCAGATCCAAAGCGTAGCGATATTGATGTGATGAAGTGACCAAGTCAAAGTCCTGATTCAAACCCCGCCGAGAACCTTTGGACGGTGCTCAAGGACCGGGTGGCGGCACGGAATCCCTCCAACCTCAAAGATCTGGAAACATTTGCAAAGGAGGAACGGTCCAAAATTCCAAAGCCCAAATTATAAAAATGGTTTGGAggctgtgataaaaaaaataaaataaaatcagggGTTTGCAACTGAGCACTGAGGCAGGGTCggaatcattttttgtttgtaaccCGTTAAAGATGTTTATTGACGCTTTCGACCTTTAATAAATTGGTCATGGCTCCAGTCTTTCCTGTGTGTCCTATTTCAGTCAAATCTGAAGCGATATACGAATGTGTCACTGAAtcgtttgtttttgacaggggTGCCGATGGTTTTGGGCTGCAGTGTATCTCGACCAGGCCATACCTCAGCTcctttctccagcagcagctccacgcaGTCGGCATCTGCAACCATGCAGGCACAGTGAAGCGGCTTCAGCGTCCCATGCATCCGGTTGACATCGGCCCCCTGCAGCCCAGGCAGAGTTTGGTTGGACAAAGACTTCCCGACACGGCGCTGAGCGAAGACTCGGACGTCCTACCTTGCGGATCAGATCCTCCACGTTGTCTTGTGGGAAAGAGCGGATGGCGGCGATGGTTCTGATCAGCCGCTCAGACAAAGAGTATCTGCTCTGGATGCTCTGCATGATATACCACATAGTAGAGCTCATGTGGAGCAGAGGAACATGGCACCAGGCCGGGGGTCGGgccgctgcttcttcttcttcttgttgcaCACGCTCCTCCAGCTGAAGACAGTTCAAAGCAAAAATACACAGCGCGTCACAattggagaagaaggagaagacacAGCTCCATCCTCGCCACAGGAGGGTGAAGAAAGCAGTCGACCAAACAAGTCAGGCGGCTGAGCTCAGATCACagcctggagctggagctggagctggagcagcaTCTGGACGCGTCTCCTCACTGACCACTAGGAACCcgaccaaacaaacaaacgacCGACCACGACGATGGCGAGCCACTTCAGACCGTCAAGGGAATCGACTTGGAAGCAGAAATGGTTGCTCAAAGGACTCCTGCTGCCCTCACTTGGACCCTGACCATCCGCCCGCGGACGACGCTCTTGACAAGCGCACGTTAAACGACCGAACACCGAGTCCGAGTGCAGTCGTGCTCTGCTCCGCTCCAGACCTGCTGTCGACATGTCAACACAGGTGGCACAGAGAGTTAGCAGCTAGCGGCTAACCGCTGGGGCGCTCGTGCCACTCGCGTTGGCGACACAGCAAACCACCACGCGACTGTTGGCGTCGCCACCGCTGATGCGtcagaacacaacacaacacaccacGAGTCCAGGGGAAACCTACCAATGATCAGTTCGACGGCACCGTCCGACCGCGGCTGCCAGAGCGCACTTATGACGTCACGGGCCGACCCCGCCCCTGGAGTGGAGCTCCTCCCTGCAGCCGCAGCTGGAAGGTCGCTGCTTCCAAGGCGcctgagacagacagacggacagacagacggccgGTCCGGTGCCCGCCAGGGTTCTGCTGCACGTGACAAGCGACCGCTTGTCACGTGCAGCAGAACCAAGGACAAAGGCTCACCGGTCCGACAAAAGAAAGTTGATTTTCTGAGGTGGACTGGAGCGTCGGTACACACCAGGTGTACTCCACTGCACCTGGACTTTCCTTCACTCGCTCCACACGGGTGAGAGCGTGGAGTCGCTGCTGGCCTCAGGCCGATGTACACAACATGTTCAC
This portion of the Synchiropus splendidus isolate RoL2022-P1 chromosome 18, RoL_Sspl_1.0, whole genome shotgun sequence genome encodes:
- the LOC128750162 gene encoding cyclic AMP-dependent transcription factor ATF-7-like isoform X3, whose product is MSCQVIASVWKGGVFQFHCKIFASMGDERPFVCTAAGCGQSFTNEDHLAVHKHKHEMTLRFGPPRTDSVIIADQTPTPTRFLKNCEEVGLFNELDNSLVHDEDDKRTKSSLPASSSAVDMSLQTLPDVKVKVEESVEVDSSPSSSPDSVSGTSDDRKESQLMGKDSTPRGSAPTPTIVRPGSLPLHLGFDGLQPTMPSPTSVITQAPPSSRTLGSPSSHYPMMMLPSGQAVPVLPGPVQIPSVINLARPMCMVPNIPGIPGPPLGGSSSGSNSPSGYNLHSETKMRLKAALAQQSPSGQSLGVMMTGGSPMVPQRVEQSQVLLQHPDAPSPAQPQVTTPTQTPCQTTPLSSALHPPQVSPAQPTGGRRRRTVDDDPDERRQRFLERNRAAASRCRQKRKLWVNSLEKKAEELSSMNVSLSNEVSLLRNEVAHLKQLLLAHKDCPVTTLQKKNSYLAADEKVTSESTGSPAPVIQHSSLALSPSAVHNGLSARAAAEAMAMSVLAGMGQRTDTGPSHIIMAAQSQSAAR
- the LOC128750162 gene encoding ankyrin repeat and SOCS box protein 8-like isoform X5, whose product is MSSTMWYIMQSIQSRYSLSERLIRTIAAIRSFPQDNVEDLIRKGADVNRMHGTLKPLHCACMVADADCVELLLEKGAEVNSLDGYNRTALHYAAEKDEGCVELLLEYGAQPDALDGNKDTPLHWAAFKDNPECVRALLESGASPNARDYNNDTPLSWAAMKGNLESVRVLLDYGAQVHVTNLKGQTPISRLVALLARGLGTEQEEECLELLVQAAGRLEIRRVDGTLPKELSKDPQLLARLTGMVAQVPSLRSLSRCAVRQSLGVRFLPQAVKELPLPEVIKDYLLLRD
- the LOC128750162 gene encoding cyclic AMP-dependent transcription factor ATF-7-like isoform X1 — its product is MSSTMWYIMQSIQSRYSLSERLIRTIAAIRSFPQDNVEDLIRKGADVNRMHGTLKPLHCACMVADADCVELLLEKGAEFHCKIFASMGDERPFVCTAAGCGQSFTNEDHLAVHKHKHEMTLRFGPPRTDSVIIADQTPTPTRFLKNCEEVGLFNELDNSLVHDEDDKRTKSSLPASSSAVDMSLQTLPDVKVKVEESVEVDSSPSSSPDSVSGTSDDRKESQLMGKDSTPRGSAPTPTIVRPGSLPLHLGFDGLQPTMPSPTSVITQAPPSSRTLGSPSSHYPMMMLPSGQAVPVLPGPVQIPSVINLARPMCMVPNIPGIPGPPLGGSSSGSNSPSGYNLHSETKMRLKAALAQQSPSGQSLGVMMTGGSPMVPQRVEQSQVLLQHPDAPSPAQPQVTTPTQTPCQTTPLSSALHPPQVSPAQPTGGRRRRTVDDDPDERRQRFLERNRAAASRCRQKRKLWVNSLEKKAEELSSMNVSLSNEVSLLRNEVAHLKQLLLAHKDCPVTTLQKKNSYLAADEKVTSESTGSPAPVIQHSSLALSPSAVHNGLSARAAAEAMAMSVLAGMGQRTDTGPSHIIMAAQSQSAAR